GTCCCCCTTCAGCTACATGGTCCAGGTCTGTCAGGGATTCAAGGGCCGAGCAGGAAAAGGGGTGGTAAGGAGCTCACGGGCACGCACTGGGAATGGCCTCACAAGGCAGCCTTGAGACACACAGTGCTACAACTGACTACCCTCCACCACAGGCATGTTTGCAAAAGGAACACGAGGCACGCGTTAGACAGATGCATGTGGGGGCTGCAGATTCCAGTGGTTTCCTTACGAAACTGGAGTTGGCTCATCCCGCTCAGCGGACAGTCCCGCTCGGTGGAACGCGTGGGGCCATCATGCAGACCAAAGAGGCCCGTGAGTTTTGTAAGATCCTGCCTGTCTGGTAACTCATATCTGCTTTCGGAAGCGCTTTCTGACACGGCAAACTGATTGTCAGTAGACAGGGGCCCTAGACCCTAGCATGTGGTTCTGTCCCATGAGCCTCTGACAACAGAGCTCACCGGGACAGAACCACATGTGGGCCAAAGGAACATTCCAGGAAACCAGCTCCGCTCCAGCCCAAACCAGGCAGCTCCATGCCAGGTGAGGGGCTAGTCATGGGGTTCCTGTGTTTGCCACGGAGAGCATGGGTCCCCACGCACTCTCCCTCAGAACAGACAAGTAGGCTGACCACAGAGCTACAAAGTCACGTGCGTTTCACTAAACCAAGCGAATGTCTCTTTCCGCTCTCCTCCCCCGCTGCCCCCAATTACATTTTTAAGCAAACAACAAGCATGATTCTGGCTTTGATGCTCGTTCTTGACATCGGCCGCTCTTGCTACCAAAATAGGAATAGATACAGACAGGGTGGAGGGTGAGCACCTCTCCCCAACACAGGATAAAACTCATCTCCAATGCAGAAATGATTGCTAAAGACCTTTCTCATGTTAACCCGAAGGCCACACCCAGCCCCCTGTGGAATCAGATGGGAAACAGGCCTACGAATTGCTTCATACTTATCCAGAAGATTCCTAAACTCTCAGGGCAGGACTATCATGAGATGCATGTTTGCACTTAAATCACTGAAAGCCTCCGCTTGGACCCAGCAACATAAAACCTGGGATGGGGAAGACTGAAGTGAAACCATCATCCtgggtgctgtgtgtgtgtggtgttactTGGTGCTGACCGGTTCGCTCCTTGCAGGGGCTCCAAGTGAAGTGGGTGCAGGCTGAGCCCCCCACCTGCAGCTCCTTGAGGCCACTGTCAGGGGCTGTCTATTGGCAGAAACCTGCCACAATGAGCCACTCCAGTGTGCAGAGGGGTCACAGTCCCTTGAGTTCAAACTCTTGTCCCCTAAGCATAAATGTCATCAGGCCCCAGCGTCATCTTGGCCCCCGCATCCTGTGCTCGGTAAAGCTGGAGGCAGGCTGGCTTTGGGAGTCGGTGGCTCAGCAGCTCCCGAGGCTGGTGCTGGCTTTCTATCAGAGCTGGCTCTTGAATTTCGGCACCAAGTCTCAGCACACTTGGGGCAGGGCAGAGAAACCAAACTCACAAACACCCAGAGCTCATCCGGAAAACTCAGACCGACAAGGAGCCGATGACACAGAGCAGCACAGCAGCTGCGGGTCCAAATGAAGGGGTAGGGGGGAGCTGGGTGACAAGCGGTGGCACCATTGTGCATGCCTGCAGCTGGACAGGGCCCTCAGATCCGGGCTGGTTCGGACGGCGGCGGCTCTGCAGACTGCGTGTGCAACGCGGAGTATTTCACTAGGGGAAGAAGAGGCCGTCAGAAGGAATTCTGCTCTGTCTTGCACAGAAGCAGCAGATACAGCAGCAAGCCCGTGCTGGGAACAGAACTGGGTTTCCCTTTGTATCCCGTGGGGGACCGCTTAGCCCTGCCTGTGCCACCTTCCCTCTGGGACCCACTCCCTGTCCCCAGTCAGGACTATCCTGAGCCTGGGAGCGGTTCTGGGCGGGTCAAGGGGAGATTGGAAACAGCTcagcctccatctcctcaccTAAAAAATGAGCATGTTCCTGCCAGCACTGCTGGaaggattattttaaataaagtgctCAACCTAGTACCTGCCCACACAGATGCTGGCCTCATGGTGGCTAACTGTGGCAAAGCTCACGACAGTGGATGCGACAGTGGAATCCATTTTTCCACATCTGAACCCAGGCCtattttagttcatttggtgCAGCACTGCCACCCATCTTCAGCAGCATCGTAGGGCACCTGGCTCCCAGTACACACCGCACAGGCTGAGCCCCTCCTGGTCTCCCAGGCCCAGTCCCCACGGCTGCTGCACTGCAGTTCCAGTGGCAACACTCGCCTGAGCTGTCCTAGTCTCCCTGCCTGCGCCACCAGGCCTCGGCTGCTGGGAAGCCGGCCTGCTCCCCAACCTCAGCAAGCCTTTCCGGACCTCCTCATTGCCATCCCGTGGGCACAGGTCATATCTGCCTCGAGCAGTTGGGCACTCTAGGCCTGTGGCCTGAACTTATGCGACCTCAAATTGCCAACAGCTCCTGAATCCAGAAAGTGCTTGATGACCACAGAAGGGGGCGGGAGGGGCACAGGTGTTGACCATAGGGTCTGGGTTTTAACCCAGTTCCCTCTTGCCTGTGGCGATTTGCAAAGGGCAAAGTTCTAGGTCTGGTGAAAAGCCTCTCCACGGCTCTGTTCAGGAGGTAATTGTTTTCGCTGATGGGGAGCAGAGGTGCCTGGGGCTCTGGCTCAGATGCATCAAGGGCAGGGGCTGAGCAGCGGCAATGCCCAGAAGTCACGGGCATGGCAGCAGATGGCCCTGGCTGTCACCCCAGCATCTTTGGGCtcatgaaaccgggaggcaggctgatcacggcAGGCTTTTGCTCTGGCCAGACGTTTTAGAAGCAGACGCCTCTGTGCTTCCCTGCTTCTCTAGCACAGTTCTGCTCAGTGCTGGGACCAACTAGGAAAGCGTCAGCAAGGGACAGTGAGTACAAAGTCCTCACCTTGGGGTTCCTCACACACCACAGCTTCCAGGTTCTCTCCCTTCACGTAGTCTGCGTTGAGACCCTCTGCAAAGGGAAAAGGGCAGAGTTAGTGATGCGCACGGGACCCAGGGGTCCCCAATTGTGACTGAGAACTCCTGACCAAGTCCTCTGCAGCTAAAAAAGCAGCACAGCTCCCCTAGGGAGCTCAAAACCCCGCACCCTGAGCCACCTCAACATCCTTATCCGGATGAAGACTGTTCGTCCCAGAATTCACTGCCCAGGAGTTCTCATCATCGTTCTCAGAAATATCAATGACATGCAGCGAAGGCTTCCGGCACTCCATCCCCACAGGGCAGCTGCCACCACGTCAAGATGGCAGCTCCGCCCAGTGGAGGGGGCGCCCGATGGCAGGGCTCTCAGCACCATCCACAGGTCCGTGTGCGGCCTGAGGGCCAGGGAGCCAATTGCTATGAGTGACTGATGGAtgcagggcagggaggggcagaCGGCTGAGTGGGGCTCACCACGTAGATGCAGCAAAGCCTCCTGCCCACATGCAGCCTCCCAGCAACACCTGCGCGGAGGCCAACTGCTCCCCCCAGCAGCAGGAATAACCGCTGTGTCCACCTGAGCTTGGAGGGGCCAGCCCACCAACAGCTGCTTCAGTCTAGTTAGTTATCTAGGCTTTCTCCACACCTATTTACAAGAGGGATTTGGGGACTGTACCAAGCATCCCCTCCTGCCAGCAAGGGCCAGTGTTCAAGTTCTTAGAGCGGACCCCACCCCTGCTGCTGCTTGCAGAGAGTCAAGAGTCTGCGTCTCATCCCTGCGTAGCACAGGGACTGGAACCCTTCAGCCCCGGGTCTGTGGGAAAACTGGGGCATGGTTCCGACCGACCGACCGACCGACCGACCGACCGGGCACCAGTGCAAGTCAAGCCATCATCCTGGGCTACAGGCTCCTTGCCTAAACAAGAATGCCCACCACCTGCCTGCCCCGGTGGCTGCTGGGCTTGAGGTGGGAGCCAAATGGGCCTGTGGCAAATGCGGGCGTTGCTCTTTGGCAGGTGTGGCCGGCCCCACGCAGAGTGGGGCAGGTGATGAGTACAGTGGAAGCTGCCCCAGGTGCACCTTCCCAGCTGACAGGTGGAGGCCAGGAGACACACCCTGAGCCTCGTGATCACTGCTAGCTGCCAACCCAGTGGGCGCTGGGTCGTCTCCTTCCTGTGGGTGGCCCTCTATGTGCTCCCCAGGCACGACCACCAGTGGGCACCTGAGTCCTCACCATGGCACCTCAACTCTCCCCCCGCCCCTGCCACatccagcctggggacagtgtCTGGCAGGTGGCACCCTCTCACACGCATCAGGGCAAGCTAAAGATGGTCCCGGTTATAGCCATGTCGGTGAGTGCCAGGGaagcaggagggagaagagcGGCAAGGAAGCGCCAGAGCAGGGGGCGAATGAGGAAGCATCAAGGCTGAAGCAAAAGGAAAGTGAGGAAGGCAAAGCAGCGTTACCTTGACCTTCTGCGGCATCTGAAGGCAAGACACAAAGCTTAGAATCCCTGGAGTAAGAGCGCTCCCGACAGCAAACATGCGGGCTTTCCACACTGAGGGCAAAGGCAAGGGAAGCCAAGGGTCCCCAGCATGGGCCTTTTGGCAGCAGCAGAGGCCAAGAGCACCTGAGGGCCACAGTGGTGGGGACAGGCCTTCCTCGCAGCCACCTCCTGCTGTCTCCCCAGGGCTTGGTGTTTTGCACCCGGCCCCCTCTACCACCGTCTCCATGTGGCAGTGGCTGAGACTCAGGGGAAAGAGTGGGGACAGGAGGCCCAACCCCCAGCTTCTCAGTGTGTTCAGCCACCCCACAAACGTCTGCGGGACCCCTCCTGATTCTGGCCAAGGCCAGGTGCCAGGGACATGATGTACACGCAGCCCCGCCACGGAATGGACGGTCCAGAGACTCCTGATCACTGAGGGGGCAAGGCGAGCTGGGAGTCGCAGACACAGAAACCAACCGGCCCAATCCCACCCCTTGAGCACCAGGTGAGGTCAGCAGGGGGCGCTGTGGGACCACAGGCTGGGAGAGGCTGCTCCAAGCCTGCGGAGCTATGTCAGGACAGGGAACAGCAGAGGCCAGAGGCCCGGGATGGGGATGGAGAGCACGTGGCGCCCTGGGGAAGTGAAAGGCCTCTGGGAGGCCTATGGAGGGGAAAGGATGTGGTTGGGACCAAACCATGAAGGGCTTCCAATGCCAAACTCAGGGGCTCAGCCAGGACCTTGAGGGCAGCAGGAAGCATAAGGGGGATCCAGGCATTTTAAAACAGGTCCCCCCGGAGGAGCGTGAGGTGTGGAGGAGACTGGACAGGCAAAAAGGTCTATGGAACCTTCCGGATGGAAGATGAGGAGAAGACCTTGGCTCTGGACTGGCAGGGGCCATGGCAATGGTGATAGGGAGGTGTGGCTCAAGAGGAGACCTACGCAGGTGGCACAAATCCCAGGACTGGGGAATGCACTGACACGAGGTGGGGGACAGGAGGACTCCCAGCCTCTAGCCTGGGGAGACAGCCACACAGGAAGGCACCGTGGGAGAAGGAAGGTTGGAGGGGAAGGGCAGTGAAATCCAAGATGGACACACTGGGCCGACGGGGTTCCTGGGAGCTGCCCCGCTTTGCCTGCTGATGCAATTTGCAAAACCTCACACTGGCCCGTTTTAGGAAATAAGcgtgaaaataatgtattttcctttcattttaatgTCCCACAGAGACAGATACAATCAAGATGTTCACTTTGTGCTTTGGAAATCaacctatttttctctctctgttcctaCTGACACCTGAGCAGCCTCAAGCCAGCCTCTGACTTTTTAATTCCAGAGCAGAAGGAAGTCGAGATACCcttgatggggaaactgagggccCAGCAGGAGAGGGCCCAAGCCGGCCACCCTGTCTGCTCAGCCCAAGAACTCTCCCCATCCATGGCCCTGCCCTTGCCAGGCCGAGTTACAGGGCTGGCTTTTCACCCCCGTGCAGAGCCCGGCAGAGAGGCAATGGCAGGTAGGTGGCAAGCGCACGATGCCCGGGACGCTGCTGTTACTAGGAACTACAGACCTGTAGTTTAAATAGTTTCTTTTACCCAGCATGCTTTTTAAAGTCTCAAAGCCATCCTTTGGCCTGGCCATCTCACCCAGTTTTGTAATGGGCATGGATTTGAAAACTGCGGACTGTTGCATCTCACCATTAGGCTAATGATGCTCTAGTGAAGGATGCCCCGCCCCATGCCAAAAAAGATCTGCGTGTGTCctcatccctggaacctgtgaacgTGGCCTTATTCAGgaacagggtctttgcaggtgtaattaagttaaggacgttaagatgaggtcattctgGATTTAGGATATAAACCGAGATTGGAATAATacggccacaagccaaggaacctCCCGAGTCCCCTGGAACTGGAAGAGAATCAGCttctgttgttttgagccactcagtttgtgacTCTTTGTTCTGGCAGCCCCAGTGAACTCATACAGCTTTGGCAAACCTCACCAGTGAGACCTTTTGGCTCCCAGGGCATTAGCCTTTTTGTTCAAAGAGCTCACAACTACTTTGTTGCTACGAAGCAAACCTCCTTGCCACCCCAGCCACCTAGAAGGGGAAATCATCATAAAATCAAGGCCAAAATGTACCTGACATGGTGCTTCCAGCCAAATAAACTCTCCAGCAAAGGTCCAAACAGGAGAAGCCCTCTAGCCAGCCACCAGGACCTCCCCTGCCACTGTGGCCTCCATTTTGAGGACATCTCTGggtgtaggattttttttaataataaatatttgttcaatgacaTTTTAGTTACCAACTAGTTTAATCAGTCATACAGGAAAGATATTTTTCTGTCAGTCAGTTCTAACTTTGTCCTACAGGCCTGGTTTAATCTAAATCTGGGCTTTTATCTTTTCCCAAGAGGCCACCTTGAGAACCTGGACGCTTATCCAAAATCTTCAGTCCTCTCCTGGCAAGCGGGATGCTCTGAGTTGTTCTCCCAAAGTGTCCCTGGCCAGGTCCTTGCTCCCTCCCCTCTAAAGCAGGGAGGGGAGACGAGTATGGAGAGTTCCCAGCCCAAAGAGCAGTTTCAAATGAGGATCCCTGGCCATGGGGAAGGCCATGTGGATTGAGCTGTGTCCCAGAATCCCCatctcattccaatccacctgCCGGAGGGAGAGCCCACGGACGACAGCCTTGGGGCCTCTTGGACAGAAACCCCCTGTATTAGGCGGCTTCTACTTTTTTGCCAAATGCAATAAGAACACGGTCAGAGATCGAGGGCTGTGACTATGTACCTGGTTGCCCTGGGCTCCTTGTTCCAGGCACagcccaggaggctgatgcaAAACTGCCCCCACCGCACTAAGTGCAACTCGACCCTGTCACCCAATGTCTCCTTCTAAATATCAGTGTCCAAGCAATTAGGTTGAATTCCCATCTTTTTCACCAGTTAGAGGATTCCTTGACTTTTGATTTGAGGGAAAAGAGTAACTCTAAAAACAATCCAGTCCCCAGCCCTGGACTCTGTCTGACCCATTCCCTGCTCACGCCACTCTACAGTCAAGCTTCCGGATCCACGGTGGGTCAGTGGGATCTCAAGCAGGGTGGCCATGAACAGTTTTGCAGGCTGTGCACTGACATGTCAACGTGCTCCTGCAGTACTGCTGTGCCTGCTGGGCGTGTCGCCCTGGTCAAGAATGTTCTACAAGAGTGAAGTAAACAAATATGATGGTCAGATGAATAAAGAGTTGGACACTTCAGTAAAGCATCTTGGGACCCAGGTTAGTTTTCTGGGAAGCTCAGCTCGGGCTAGACTTAAGGGCAGAGGACCAAAGCAAGGGCAGGGAAAGACCCAGGTGGGTTGTTTCTAAGCTTCCCATTGCATCAAAGGGGCCGAGGAAGGAGTGGAAAGAGACAAGCTACAGCCGAGTCACATTCTGTCACTTGAACTGAAAATTGCCAGCCTTGAACTGGAGACACGCTCCACTCAGCAAACAGTGACACAGCATCCATCTGTGCTTATAAAAGGGACATGCAAGGTCTTCTTGTCCCCTCAACAGCATCCCCACAGGGCTCCCTGATGTGGGGCGCCGATGGGTGAAGACAGGATTCCATTTGTAACTATTCCATTAATCCATGACTTCCAAGACTCACAGCTACAGCATGAGAtgaaaactgtcttttaaaaaccTAGTaaagggtggtgggtggggggggAACCACACCATTCTTTCTCTCACATTCCTACCTCTTTGGAGCAATTAATGATTCCATATAGTTTGTGGCTCGTGGGAAGAAGAGCACCAGGCAGTGACTTCCCAGGATGTGACGGGGGCACTGCCAGAGCAATAAGGGCCGTGCTTTGCAAACCCCCAGGAACTGCTGCCCTCTGCTCCTGAGGGAGCCAGCAGCACGGGAGGGAGCTGGAGACGCAGGCCTCCGAAGGCCCTCATCCCCTTGGCTGAGGTCTGAAGCTATGGGTGCAGTCCAGGGTCCCTCCCATTCTACGTGAAGGAAACATCACAATGGTCACTGAGCTCTGTCCCCACAGAAATACCCCTGGGAGCTGGGGCCCTGGAAGGTGCAGGTCATCAGGGCCAGCCCCATGCGCTCTTGCGGGCTGGTTTACACTTTAATTCAGCCTAGATCTGTCCCCAGGGATTTCCAAAACTGTAGCCTCCACCCCCGTCCCAGGAAGTCTGCTTGGGAGTGGGTCTCAGGCTGGCTGTGGAGGGATCTGGATCTGTCCTGGCCCCTTTCCCTCCGAAGACCTTGCCAGCTGGTTCCCAGCCATGAATGGGTGGCTGCACTTACGCTGAATGCTGAAGCAGAACTTCTTCTGCTGGTAGGAGATGTAGCTGGAGACGGCACCGATGAGGGCCATGGCCAGGGCGCTGGCCACCCCGGCAATGGTGCCGgtctctgccaccatgcctgcgtGAAGAAGGGGGAGAAATGAGGACAGGTGAGGTCAGAGCCAAAGCACCACAGGGAGCAGCCTGGGAGCCTGCTTCTCCTCTAGCACCAACCTAAGCTCATTCAGATGCCCCCAACCCCCAAGCCAGTAGGAGAGGGCCATGCCACACAGATCTAAGGCGTTACAAAGACATGGTGCCCCCTTGGATTTGCCTAGGACTTCTCGTTTTCTGTAAGGACTTCACTTTTGAGGAGCTTGAAAGGGAGACATGGAAATGGTGCAGAGCTCTCTGTGACTGAGGCCCTGCAGGCTTCCCACTGGGCTACTTCCCCCGGCACCCCAATCTTCATGCTTCCTTCCTTCAAATGGCTACACCCCTCTATTGGCCTCATGATTATCTATTGGAAACGTTCAGGGGAAGGCCAACTCTGAGACCAGAGTGGGCCAGCACTATGTCTCCTTGTAGTTGCTGTGAAATATCTGAGACGGgcctcaatcaatttagaaagtttattttgccaaggttaaggacacacccatgacacagcctcaggaggtcctgatgacatgcgCCAAGGTGGCGGGGGCACAGCTGGTTTTATACATTtcgggagacatgagacatcaatcaatatgtgtaagacgtacattggtttggtccagaaaggtgggacaactcaaagcaggggtaGAGGTGGggtgcttccaggtcatagggaggtaagagaaagagacaaaaggttgcattcttttgagtccttgaccagcctttcactgaatacacaatttcgtctggctcagtgaatctgcatttttacataagcaattgggcagaggaagcaatcagagaTGCATTTGTATCAGGGGAGCAGAGGGAcggctctctctccctctgtaaAGATCAGCTATCAGTTTATATTGCCAGGGTGAAATTCacagaactgttttagggtaaagataTTGAGGCCCATAAGCAATTTCTTTGtaggcaaattgtgagggaggtgtgcagccttttccatctttgtagctatcttatttaggaatagaatgggaggcacgtttgcctgatgcagtttctagcttgacttttcccttggcttagtgattttggggtcctgagattcattttcctttcacatgGCCAACAGGAGCCTCAGGATTCAGAAACCCACCAGATCCAGGGTCATCATTGCTGCCGTACCGGCCATCACctgaagaaaagacaaaagcacTTAGTGCCAGCGACCAGCCAGCTCAGGTTCGAGCTCAGGTTCGAGCTCAGGCCTCCGCGAGATGGATGGCAGTGCTGGCCCTTCCAATCCCACCTATGCGACAAGACCCCAACCAGTGGATCACCCGTAGGCTTCTACTGGACTGCAGTGAGGCCTGCTTTCTTATGCCTACCACCTGCAAAGCCCAGGCCACCAGGTggaactttttattattaaaatggcagCCACCTTGCCCTGAGCATGCCTCACATGCCGGGCTCTTTACACACAGTATTCTATTTCACCTCTTTGCTACCAGCGGTGCAGCTGCACGTAGCAGCCTCACCATAAGTGGGGGGGTGGGGTGCTGTGCCGGGAAAGCCCTACTCTGAATGCCACCACCACGGGTCTCTGACGTAGCCACTGCCTCAACTATAGCTGAAGTCACTCTTGGAACATAAACAAATGTAGGCTCACGATCCCTTATCCactattttgaaattcaaaagGATCTGAAGTATCacagagatggagaacagatgaATGCTGGCAGGGGCTGGTGagagttgggagggagggagttgGCTATGATTATAAATGAGCAACAGTGTCACAAATGAGCCTGTGGTGGCAGACTGTTCTGTATATTGACTATGGTGGCGGTCACACAAATCACACACGGATAGTACTGCAgagagttaaatgcacacatgcacacacgcacgcacgcacccCTTCCACAGACAGCTACTCCCTGACAAGCCACTGGTGCCATTTCAGTACCTTAATTAGCGTTGAGTTCACCGTTCATGCCACCCTCTTCTCAGGGCTGAACACTCATTAATGGAGGGAGACTGTGTTCCCAGAGCCCGGGGTTCTCAGGGGAAACCGCCCTGGGATATTGAAGGCAAATGAGCTCCAACATTTCCTTCACCAATCAAAGAGTCAGGAGGAATGGAGGTTCATGGGTTGTAAAAATCTACCACTCTGGCAGGGTGGGGGGGTGTTGATAGTTGGGGAGGCTGTGCacatgtgggggtgggggaaataggagaactctctgtaccttcctctctatttttctgtgaaactgaaactgctctaaaaaacaaagcctattaaaaaaaaaagattcatgttggtgtgctgcacccattaactcatcatttacattagggacatgtaccctacaacttaaagtataataaaaaaatatatatatatatataaaagattctTGGGGAAAAATGAGGTTTGTTATGTTCCCACCTAAGGCTGAATCCTTGAGCTCTACGCATTGTATAAAGATCCCTGATTGGATATGAATTGTTATTAACAAAGAACACCAgcattaaaaaccaaaaacaaacaaacaaaaaaaatacacgCACACAATCATTGCTGTTGGAGAAAGCATAACAAACAGGAAGATGGGGGTCACTGTGTGTAGCCAGATCAACAGAGAGGTCCCCTCTGCTGTGCTGGAGGTGGCTGTCGTGATGGCATCCTCTGCTAATGTATTCATGTCACTAGACTTCCATTTTTCTGGACTCTGAGTAATTCAACCTATTCTTTCACCTCAAGGCAGAAGGAAACTGAGTGTTCTCAGGTCTCCTTTCCCTTAGGAGTACTTGGCCACAAGGATTCCCAGCAACTTTGACATCACGAGACTGCTGAGCAACAGGCTGTGATAAGAAACATCAACAGGTCGAGCCCCTTCCTAATTTCCCCCCAGGGACAAATGGACAGAAGGGCTGACTCTCCCAGCCTTTCAAAAAGACTCAAAGCTCAATAGTTCACAGCTCCAGCAATTCCTAACTATCTGACCATTTGTGATTACAGGAGGTCTTGTCCTAAAAAGATGACAAAAAtgtgcttctcttcctcctcaaaaAAAGTGATCCCATCCTGTGGGCAGGTCTTCTCAGATGGGCATGTGAACTGAAACTACTGTGAGGCTAAGAAACATCTGGAAGAAAAAACAGCCAGTCATCTTAGATCCTTCTGTCCTTTCTCACTGCATGAACCTGAAGACAGCCACACAGGCCACTGGAGTTAACCAAGCCGAGGTCACGGCTTTGA
This genomic stretch from Pongo pygmaeus isolate AG05252 chromosome X, NHGRI_mPonPyg2-v2.0_pri, whole genome shotgun sequence harbors:
- the CD99L2 gene encoding CD99 antigen-like protein 2 isoform X5 is translated as MVAWRSAFLVCLAFSLATLVQRGSGDFDDFNLKDAVKETSSVKRNDFDLADALDDRNDRDDGRRKPIAGGGGFSDKDLEDIVGGGEYKPDKGKGDGRYGSNDDPGSGMVAETGTIAGVASALAMALIGAVSSYISYQQKKFCFSIQHAAEGQEGLNADYVKGENLEAVVCEEPQVKYSALHTQSAEPPPSEPARI
- the CD99L2 gene encoding CD99 antigen-like protein 2 isoform X6, whose protein sequence is MVAWRSAFLVCLAFSLATLVQRGSGDFDDFNLKDAVKETSSVKRNDFDLADALDDRNDRDDGRRKPIAGGGGFSDKDLEDIVGGGEYKPDKGKGDGRYGSNDDPGSGMVAETGTIAGVASALAMALIGAVSSYISYQQKKFCFSIQQGLNADYVKGENLEAVVCEEPQVKYSALHTQSAEPPPSEPARI